A window from Flavobacterium sp. 83 encodes these proteins:
- a CDS encoding bifunctional aconitate hydratase 2/2-methylisocitrate dehydratase, with the protein MNIYNDYIKEIEERKIQGLHPKPIDGAELLSEIIAQIKDLANANRVDSLKFFIYNVVPGTTPAANVKAKFLKEIVLGQSVVAEITPTFALELLSHMKGGTSIAVLLDLALGNDIAIANDAAEVLKTQVFLYEADTDRLEAAFKSGSGIAKEILESYAKAEFFTKLPEIAEEIKVVTFIAGEGDISTDLLSPGNQAHSRSDRELHGKCLISPEAQAEIKALAEANPDKSVMLIAEKGTMGVGSSRMSGVNNVALWSGKQASPYVPFINIAPIVAGTNGISPIFLTTVDVTGGIGLDLKNWVKKLDENGNVVRNESGDPILEEVYSVATGTVLTINTKTKKLYNGDNELIDISKAFTPQKIEFIKAGGSYAIVFGKKLQTFASKTLGIDIVPVYAPSKEVSVEGQGLTAVEKIFNKNAVGTTPGKILHAGSDVRVTVNIVGSQDTTGLMTSQELESMAATVISPIVDGAYQSGCHTASVWDNKSKANIPRLMKFMNDFGLITARDPKGVYHAMTDVIHKVLNDITVNEWAIIIGGDSHTRMSKGVAFGADSGTVALALATGEASMPIPESVKVTFKGDMKGYMDFRDVVHATQSQMLKTFGGENVFQGRIIEVHLGTLNADQAFTFTDWTAEMKAKASICISEDYTLIESLEIAKGRIQIMIDKGMDNKNQVLKGLIAIADKRIAEIISGEKPALRPDANAKYYAEVVVDLDQIAEPMIADPDVNNADVSKRYTHDTIRPLSFYGGVKKVDLGFIGSCMVHKGDMKILAHMLKNIDEQEGKVEFKAPLVVAPPTYNIVDELKAEGDWEILQKYSGFEFDDNVPKAAARTSYENMLYLERPGCNLCMGNQEKAAKGDTVMATSTRLFQGRVVEDTEGKKGESLLSSTPVVVLSTILGRTPTIEEYKAAVEGINLTKFAPSHKLLVK; encoded by the coding sequence ATGAATATTTATAACGATTACATCAAGGAGATCGAAGAACGAAAAATTCAGGGACTTCACCCAAAGCCAATTGATGGTGCCGAATTGTTAAGCGAAATCATTGCGCAAATTAAAGATTTAGCGAACGCAAATAGAGTTGATTCTCTAAAATTCTTTATTTACAATGTTGTTCCGGGAACAACTCCTGCTGCCAATGTGAAAGCTAAGTTTTTAAAGGAAATCGTTTTAGGCCAATCAGTAGTTGCTGAAATCACGCCAACTTTTGCTTTAGAGTTATTGTCTCACATGAAAGGTGGAACTTCTATAGCCGTATTACTTGATTTAGCTTTAGGTAATGATATTGCTATTGCAAATGATGCTGCGGAAGTTTTAAAGACACAAGTTTTTCTTTATGAAGCAGATACAGATCGTTTAGAAGCTGCTTTCAAAAGCGGTAGCGGAATAGCGAAAGAAATTCTAGAGAGCTATGCTAAAGCTGAGTTCTTTACTAAATTACCAGAAATAGCAGAAGAAATTAAGGTGGTTACTTTTATTGCTGGTGAAGGAGATATTTCAACTGATTTACTTTCTCCAGGAAATCAAGCGCACTCGCGTTCAGATCGTGAATTGCACGGTAAATGTTTAATTTCTCCAGAAGCACAAGCTGAAATTAAAGCATTAGCAGAAGCGAATCCTGATAAAAGCGTAATGTTAATCGCTGAAAAAGGTACTATGGGTGTGGGTTCTTCAAGAATGTCAGGTGTAAACAACGTGGCGTTATGGAGTGGTAAACAAGCAAGTCCATACGTTCCATTTATTAATATTGCTCCAATTGTTGCTGGAACAAATGGTATTTCTCCGATTTTCCTAACAACTGTTGATGTTACTGGTGGTATTGGTCTGGATCTTAAAAACTGGGTAAAAAAATTAGATGAAAATGGTAACGTTGTTCGTAATGAAAGCGGTGATCCTATTCTTGAAGAAGTTTACTCTGTTGCTACTGGTACGGTTCTTACAATAAACACAAAGACAAAAAAACTGTATAACGGAGATAATGAATTAATTGATATTTCTAAGGCATTTACACCTCAGAAAATTGAATTTATAAAAGCGGGTGGTTCTTACGCAATTGTATTTGGAAAAAAACTACAAACATTTGCATCAAAGACTCTAGGTATTGATATTGTTCCTGTATACGCTCCGTCAAAAGAGGTTTCTGTTGAAGGACAAGGTCTTACTGCTGTAGAGAAAATCTTTAATAAAAACGCGGTTGGAACAACTCCGGGTAAAATTTTACACGCTGGTTCTGATGTTCGTGTTACTGTAAATATTGTTGGTTCGCAAGATACAACTGGTTTGATGACTTCTCAGGAATTAGAGTCTATGGCTGCTACTGTGATTTCTCCAATTGTTGACGGTGCTTACCAATCCGGTTGTCATACTGCTTCAGTTTGGGATAATAAGTCTAAAGCAAATATTCCTAGATTGATGAAATTTATGAACGATTTCGGTTTGATTACTGCGCGTGACCCGAAAGGCGTTTATCACGCAATGACGGATGTAATTCATAAAGTACTGAATGATATTACTGTAAATGAATGGGCTATCATCATTGGTGGTGATTCTCATACAAGAATGTCTAAAGGTGTTGCTTTTGGTGCTGACTCAGGAACAGTTGCTCTTGCATTGGCTACTGGAGAAGCTTCAATGCCAATTCCAGAATCTGTGAAAGTAACTTTCAAAGGAGATATGAAAGGCTATATGGATTTCCGTGATGTGGTTCACGCTACACAATCTCAAATGCTTAAAACATTTGGTGGAGAGAATGTATTTCAAGGAAGAATCATTGAGGTTCACTTAGGAACTCTTAATGCTGATCAAGCATTTACTTTTACCGATTGGACTGCAGAAATGAAGGCGAAAGCTTCTATCTGTATTTCTGAAGATTATACCTTGATTGAATCTCTAGAGATTGCAAAAGGTAGAATTCAGATCATGATTGATAAAGGAATGGATAACAAAAATCAAGTTCTTAAAGGATTGATTGCTATTGCTGATAAGAGAATCGCCGAAATTATTTCAGGTGAGAAACCAGCCTTAAGACCAGATGCAAATGCTAAGTATTATGCAGAAGTTGTTGTAGATCTTGATCAGATTGCTGAGCCAATGATTGCTGATCCAGATGTTAATAATGCTGATGTTTCTAAAAGATATACTCACGATACTATTAGACCATTATCTTTTTATGGAGGAGTTAAAAAAGTAGATCTTGGTTTTATTGGTTCTTGTATGGTTCACAAGGGAGATATGAAAATTCTAGCGCATATGCTTAAGAATATTGATGAGCAAGAAGGTAAAGTAGAGTTCAAAGCGCCACTAGTTGTAGCGCCACCTACTTATAATATTGTTGATGAATTAAAAGCAGAAGGTGACTGGGAAATTTTGCAAAAATATTCTGGTTTCGAATTCGATGATAACGTTCCTAAAGCTGCAGCTCGTACTTCATACGAAAATATGTTATACTTAGAGCGTCCAGGTTGTAACCTTTGTATGGGGAACCAAGAGAAAGCTGCTAAAGGAGATACTGTAATGGCAACATCTACTCGTCTTTTCCAAGGAAGAGTTGTTGAAGATACTGAGGGTAAAAAAGGAGAGTCATTGCTTTCTTCTACACCAGTTGTGGTTTTATCTACAATCCTTGGTAGAACTCCAACAATTGAGGAATATAAAGCGGCGGTAGAAGGTATTAACCTAACTAAGTTTGCGCCATCTCATAAGTTATTAGTTAAATAA
- a CDS encoding MoxR family ATPase, whose protein sequence is MSDVAAIHNLVRKRNELKSEIAKIIVGQDIVVDQILLCIFSGGHALLVGVPGLAKTLMVNTLAQALGLDFKRIQFTPDLMPSDILGSEILDETRKFKFIKGPVFSNIILADEINRTPPKTQAALLEAMQERSVTIAGENYKLDLPYFVLATQNPIEQEGTYPLPEAQLDRFMFAIKLEYPSFAEEVQVVKRTTSDLKNTINPLFTAQEIIDFQQLIRRIPVADNVIEYAVTLVSKTRPDNPLSNEFVRNYLDWGAGPRASQNLILAAKANAAFNGKFSPDIEDVKAVATGILRHRIIKNYKADAEGITEEMIIDKLI, encoded by the coding sequence ATGTCTGACGTAGCAGCAATACATAACTTAGTTCGAAAAAGGAACGAACTGAAAAGCGAAATAGCAAAAATTATTGTAGGTCAGGACATAGTGGTCGATCAAATTTTACTTTGTATTTTTTCCGGTGGACATGCGCTTTTAGTAGGGGTTCCTGGATTAGCAAAAACATTGATGGTAAATACTTTGGCGCAAGCCTTAGGTCTTGATTTCAAAAGAATTCAGTTTACTCCTGATTTGATGCCATCGGATATTTTGGGAAGTGAAATATTAGATGAGACACGTAAATTTAAATTTATAAAGGGGCCTGTTTTTTCGAATATTATTCTAGCTGATGAGATTAATAGAACACCTCCCAAAACGCAAGCGGCTTTGCTTGAAGCGATGCAGGAACGTTCTGTTACTATAGCTGGAGAGAATTATAAATTAGATTTGCCTTATTTTGTTTTGGCAACTCAAAATCCTATCGAACAAGAAGGAACCTATCCTTTGCCTGAAGCACAATTAGATCGATTTATGTTTGCTATAAAACTGGAATATCCTTCGTTTGCCGAAGAAGTACAAGTAGTAAAACGTACGACTTCTGATTTAAAAAACACAATTAACCCCTTATTTACGGCACAGGAAATTATTGATTTTCAACAATTAATTCGCAGAATACCTGTTGCAGATAATGTAATTGAATATGCTGTAACGCTAGTGAGCAAAACGCGTCCAGACAATCCTTTGTCAAATGAATTTGTTAGAAATTATTTGGATTGGGGAGCGGGACCAAGAGCATCGCAAAATTTAATTTTGGCAGCCAAAGCCAATGCAGCTTTTAATGGAAAATTTTCACCGGATATCGAAGATGTAAAAGCGGTGGCTACCGGAATTTTGCGTCATAGAATAATCAAAAATTACAAAGCCGATGCGGAAGGAATTACTGAAGAAATGATTATTGATAAGTTGATTTAA